A region of Lycium barbarum isolate Lr01 chromosome 1, ASM1917538v2, whole genome shotgun sequence DNA encodes the following proteins:
- the LOC132634366 gene encoding protein FAR-RED IMPAIRED RESPONSE 1 isoform X1: MVDQGDVAQSSVQLTGDMVDAADNRDGGVARSPKRSITGAEENAADFEPRDGIEFESHEAAYGFYQEYAKSMGFTTSIKNSRRSKKSKEFIDAKFACSRYGVTPESDTGSSRRPSVKKTDCKASMHVKRKRDGKWYIHEFIKDHNHELLPALAYHFRIHRNVKLAEKNNIDILHAVSERTRKMYVEMSRQCGGSQEVGQLTNDLNYQFDKGRCLSLEEGDAQVMLEYFMHIQKENPYFFYAIDLNEDQRLRNLFWIDAKSRKDYVSFCDVVFLDTSYMKSNEKMPFALFIGVNHHCQPMLLGCALVADETKPTFVWLLKTWLRAVGGQAPKVIITDEDRSLKAAIEEVFPCSRHCFTLWHVLERIPEILAHVVKQHEHFMGKFSKCIFKSVTDEQFDLRWWKMVSRFELQENEWIHTLYEDRKKWVPAYMRGIFMAGMSTAQRSESISSFFDKYIHKKISLKEFMRQYGMILQNRYEEEAVADFDTLHKQPALKSPSPWEKQMSTIYTHAIFKKFQVEVLGVVGCHPKKEAENGESVTFRVDDCEKDENFMVTWNEGRSDVSCSCLLFEYKGFLCRHAMIVLQMCGLSSIPSQYILKRWTKDAKNKQLMFEGTEKTQTRVQRYNDLCRRAIELGEEGSLSEQSYAIAFRVLDEALKNCVNVNNTSSALTECSSSAVGLRDLEEDTQGIHATKTTRKKNTNKKRKVHSEPEAAIVQAQDSLQQMDNLVVGGMTLNGYYGTQQNVQGLIQLNLMEPPHDGYYVNQQNMQGLGQLNTIAPGHDGFFGSQQSIPELGHLDFRQPNFTYGLQDEPSLRGAQLHGNNARHV; encoded by the exons ATGGTTGATCAGGGAGATGTCGCGCAAAGTAGTGTTCAATTGACTGGTGATATGGTTGATGCTGCAGACAACAGGGATGGTGGAGTTGCTCGTTCTCCTAAGAGAAGCATTACTGGAGCTGAAGAAAATGCAGCAGATTTTGAGCCACGTGATGGGATCGAATTTGAGTCTCATGAAGCTGCATATGGATTCTACCAAGAGTATGCCAAGtccatgggattcacaacctcaATTAAGAACAGCCGTCGCTCAAAGAAATCAAAAGAATTTATCGATGCTAAATTTGCATGTTCTAGATATGGCGTGACTCCAGAATCAGATACTGGCAGTAGTAGACGTCCTAGCGTCAAAAAGACCGATTGCAAAGCAAGCATGCATGTTAAGAGGAAGCGAGATGGAAAATGGTATATCCACGAGTTTATAAAGGACCATAATCATGAGCTTTTACCAGCCTTGGCTTATCATTTCCGAATCCACAGGAATGTTAAACTTGCTGAGAAAAATAACATTGATATTCTTCATGCTGTTAGTGAACGAACAAGAAAGATGTATGTTGAGATGTCTAGACAATGTGGTGGAAGCCAAGAAGTTGGCCAGCTGACTAACGATTTAAATTACCAGTTTGATAAAGGACGGTGCTTGTCATTAGAAGAGGGAGATGCACAAGTTATGCTCGAGTATTTCATGCATATACAGAAAGAGAATCCATATTTCTTTTATGCAATTGATCTCAATGAAGATCAACGCTTAAGGAACTTATTCTGGATTGATGCCAAAAGTAGGAAAGACTATGTCAGCTTTTGTGATGTGGTTTTCCTTGATACCAGCTATATGAAAAGCAATGAGAAGATGCCGTTTGCTCTTTTTATTGGGGTAAATCATCATTGTCAACCTATGTTGCTTGGATGTGCACTTGTAGCAGATGAGACCAAACCAACATTTGTGTGGTTGTTGAAGACGTGGCTTAGAGCGGTGGGTGGGCAGGCTCCGAAAGTGATAATCACTGATGAAGATAGGTCACTCAAAGCAGCTATTGAAGAAGTTTTCCCATGTTCACGTCACTGCTTTACGCTTTGGCATGTGCTTGAAAGAATCCCGGAAATACTTGCTCATGTCGTAAAACAGCACGAGCATTTTATGGGGAAATTCAGCAAGTGTATATTTAAGTCAGTAACTGATGAACAATTTGatttaagatggtggaagatggTCAGCAGATTTGAACTGCAAGAGAATGAATGGATTCATACTCTGTATGAAGACCGCAAAAAGTGGGTTCCAGCTTACATGAGAGGCATTTTTATGGCTGGAATGTCAACAGCTCAACGATCGGAGAGTATAAGCTCCTTCTTTGACAAGTACATTCATAAGAAGATCAGTCTCAAGGAGTTTATGAGACAATATGGAATGATTTTGCAAAATAGATATGAAGAGGAAGCAGTAGCGGACTTTGATACATTGCACAAACAACCAGCTTTAAAGTCACCTTCGCCTTGGGAAAAGCAGATGTCAACAATTTATACACATGCAATATTTAAGAAATTTCAAGTTGAAGTATTGGGTGTAGTTGGGTGCCACCCAAAGAAAGAAGCTGAAAATGGGGAAAGTGTAACTTTTAGAGTTGATGACTGCGAGAAGGATGAAAATTTTATGGTCACATGGAATGAGGGACGTTCAGATGTTTCTTGTTCGTGCCTTCTATTTGAATACAAAGGTTTCCTCTGTAGGCATGCAATGATTGTTCTTCAGATGTGTGGTCTTTCAAGCATCCCATCCCAATACATTTTGAAGAGGTGGACCAAAGATGCAAAGAATAAACAGTTGATGTTTGAGGGGACAGAAAAAACTCAAACCAGGGTACAAAGATACAACGATCTATGTAGAAGGGCAATTGAACTGGGTGAAGAGGGTTCTTTATCTGAGCAGAGTTACGCCATTGCCTTCCGTGTCCTCGATGAAGCTCTAAAGAACTGTGTGAATGTTAACAATACAAGTTCTGCATTAACAGAATGCAGCAGCAGTGCTGTGGGACTTCGTGATCTTGAAGAAGATACTCAGGGGATTCATGCTACCAAAACAACTAGGAAGAAAAATACAAACAAGAAGCGGAAG GTACACTCTGAACCAGAAGCTGCAATAGTTCAAGCTCAAGACAGCTTGCAACAAATG gataatcttgttgtgggtggaATGACGTTGAATGGCTATTATGGCACACAGCAGAATGTGCAGGGACTG ATACAGTTGAATTTGATGGAACCTCCCCATGATGGCTATTATGTTAACCAACAGAATATGCAGGGACTG GGACAACTCAATACGATTGCACCTGGCCATGATGGGTTTTTCGGGTCTCAACAAAGCATTCCAGAACTA GGGCATTTGGATTTTAGGCAGCCGAATTTCACATATGGTTTGCAG GATGAGCCTAGTCTAAGAGGTGCTCAGCTGCATGGAAACAATGCTAGACATGTATGA
- the LOC132634366 gene encoding protein FAR-RED IMPAIRED RESPONSE 1 isoform X2 has translation MVDQGDVAQSSVQLTGDMVDAADNRDGGVARSPKRSITGAEENAADFEPRDGIEFESHEAAYGFYQEYAKSMGFTTSIKNSRRSKKSKEFIDAKFACSRYGVTPESDTGSSRRPSVKKTDCKASMHVKRKRDGKWYIHEFIKDHNHELLPALAYHFRIHRNVKLAEKNNIDILHAVSERTRKMYVEMSRQCGGSQEVGQLTNDLNYQFDKGRCLSLEEGDAQVMLEYFMHIQKENPYFFYAIDLNEDQRLRNLFWIDAKSRKDYVSFCDVVFLDTSYMKSNEKMPFALFIGVNHHCQPMLLGCALVADETKPTFVWLLKTWLRAVGGQAPKVIITDEDRSLKAAIEEVFPCSRHCFTLWHVLERIPEILAHVVKQHEHFMGKFSKCIFKSVTDEQFDLRWWKMVSRFELQENEWIHTLYEDRKKWVPAYMRGIFMAGMSTAQRSESISSFFDKYIHKKISLKEFMRQYGMILQNRYEEEAVADFDTLHKQPALKSPSPWEKQMSTIYTHAIFKKFQVEVLGVVGCHPKKEAENGESVTFRVDDCEKDENFMVTWNEGRSDVSCSCLLFEYKGFLCRHAMIVLQMCGLSSIPSQYILKRWTKDAKNKQLMFEGTEKTQTRVQRYNDLCRRAIELGEEGSLSEQSYAIAFRVLDEALKNCVNVNNTSSALTECSSSAVGLRDLEEDTQGIHATKTTRKKNTNKKRKVHSEPEAAIVQAQDSLQQMDNLVVGGMTLNGYYGTQQNVQGLLNLMEPPHDGYYVNQQNMQGLGQLNTIAPGHDGFFGSQQSIPELGHLDFRQPNFTYGLQDEPSLRGAQLHGNNARHV, from the exons ATGGTTGATCAGGGAGATGTCGCGCAAAGTAGTGTTCAATTGACTGGTGATATGGTTGATGCTGCAGACAACAGGGATGGTGGAGTTGCTCGTTCTCCTAAGAGAAGCATTACTGGAGCTGAAGAAAATGCAGCAGATTTTGAGCCACGTGATGGGATCGAATTTGAGTCTCATGAAGCTGCATATGGATTCTACCAAGAGTATGCCAAGtccatgggattcacaacctcaATTAAGAACAGCCGTCGCTCAAAGAAATCAAAAGAATTTATCGATGCTAAATTTGCATGTTCTAGATATGGCGTGACTCCAGAATCAGATACTGGCAGTAGTAGACGTCCTAGCGTCAAAAAGACCGATTGCAAAGCAAGCATGCATGTTAAGAGGAAGCGAGATGGAAAATGGTATATCCACGAGTTTATAAAGGACCATAATCATGAGCTTTTACCAGCCTTGGCTTATCATTTCCGAATCCACAGGAATGTTAAACTTGCTGAGAAAAATAACATTGATATTCTTCATGCTGTTAGTGAACGAACAAGAAAGATGTATGTTGAGATGTCTAGACAATGTGGTGGAAGCCAAGAAGTTGGCCAGCTGACTAACGATTTAAATTACCAGTTTGATAAAGGACGGTGCTTGTCATTAGAAGAGGGAGATGCACAAGTTATGCTCGAGTATTTCATGCATATACAGAAAGAGAATCCATATTTCTTTTATGCAATTGATCTCAATGAAGATCAACGCTTAAGGAACTTATTCTGGATTGATGCCAAAAGTAGGAAAGACTATGTCAGCTTTTGTGATGTGGTTTTCCTTGATACCAGCTATATGAAAAGCAATGAGAAGATGCCGTTTGCTCTTTTTATTGGGGTAAATCATCATTGTCAACCTATGTTGCTTGGATGTGCACTTGTAGCAGATGAGACCAAACCAACATTTGTGTGGTTGTTGAAGACGTGGCTTAGAGCGGTGGGTGGGCAGGCTCCGAAAGTGATAATCACTGATGAAGATAGGTCACTCAAAGCAGCTATTGAAGAAGTTTTCCCATGTTCACGTCACTGCTTTACGCTTTGGCATGTGCTTGAAAGAATCCCGGAAATACTTGCTCATGTCGTAAAACAGCACGAGCATTTTATGGGGAAATTCAGCAAGTGTATATTTAAGTCAGTAACTGATGAACAATTTGatttaagatggtggaagatggTCAGCAGATTTGAACTGCAAGAGAATGAATGGATTCATACTCTGTATGAAGACCGCAAAAAGTGGGTTCCAGCTTACATGAGAGGCATTTTTATGGCTGGAATGTCAACAGCTCAACGATCGGAGAGTATAAGCTCCTTCTTTGACAAGTACATTCATAAGAAGATCAGTCTCAAGGAGTTTATGAGACAATATGGAATGATTTTGCAAAATAGATATGAAGAGGAAGCAGTAGCGGACTTTGATACATTGCACAAACAACCAGCTTTAAAGTCACCTTCGCCTTGGGAAAAGCAGATGTCAACAATTTATACACATGCAATATTTAAGAAATTTCAAGTTGAAGTATTGGGTGTAGTTGGGTGCCACCCAAAGAAAGAAGCTGAAAATGGGGAAAGTGTAACTTTTAGAGTTGATGACTGCGAGAAGGATGAAAATTTTATGGTCACATGGAATGAGGGACGTTCAGATGTTTCTTGTTCGTGCCTTCTATTTGAATACAAAGGTTTCCTCTGTAGGCATGCAATGATTGTTCTTCAGATGTGTGGTCTTTCAAGCATCCCATCCCAATACATTTTGAAGAGGTGGACCAAAGATGCAAAGAATAAACAGTTGATGTTTGAGGGGACAGAAAAAACTCAAACCAGGGTACAAAGATACAACGATCTATGTAGAAGGGCAATTGAACTGGGTGAAGAGGGTTCTTTATCTGAGCAGAGTTACGCCATTGCCTTCCGTGTCCTCGATGAAGCTCTAAAGAACTGTGTGAATGTTAACAATACAAGTTCTGCATTAACAGAATGCAGCAGCAGTGCTGTGGGACTTCGTGATCTTGAAGAAGATACTCAGGGGATTCATGCTACCAAAACAACTAGGAAGAAAAATACAAACAAGAAGCGGAAG GTACACTCTGAACCAGAAGCTGCAATAGTTCAAGCTCAAGACAGCTTGCAACAAATG gataatcttgttgtgggtggaATGACGTTGAATGGCTATTATGGCACACAGCAGAATGTGCAGGGACTG TTGAATTTGATGGAACCTCCCCATGATGGCTATTATGTTAACCAACAGAATATGCAGGGACTG GGACAACTCAATACGATTGCACCTGGCCATGATGGGTTTTTCGGGTCTCAACAAAGCATTCCAGAACTA GGGCATTTGGATTTTAGGCAGCCGAATTTCACATATGGTTTGCAG GATGAGCCTAGTCTAAGAGGTGCTCAGCTGCATGGAAACAATGCTAGACATGTATGA